The following proteins are co-located in the Sphaeramia orbicularis chromosome 24, fSphaOr1.1, whole genome shotgun sequence genome:
- the LOC115415612 gene encoding uncharacterized threonine-rich GPI-anchored glycoprotein PJ4664.02-like isoform X5 has translation MAISKNGLTIVALLVTIYILETGKFNGLTNLVLPESDEDVFLSQIRDKRDAHTDQWNYIIDVVVNTSDVETFQLIQSVLNVTSLPIQLDNTTEVSAIDITTVCSPNNTGYQCRCTEQFAWPYSTCVTYGACEHLSNGLCTCINAIPLDGQFCQPISELLSVAEYEVNIELNLTHIDTVDFLRNVLNSGNFSLTLGPAINITHIDITTVCSINGSTFQCRCEDQYVWSYNNCITYGACDEITDNTCGCINSIPSDGRYCLPKREPPTVYEYEIFIDVNTTNLNHLKNTLKNIPLPLLISAQVNISDINVTTVCSQDNAGYQCRCENEYLWPCNKCTIYGKCNGTALNTCDCINAIPSDGQYCQSVHSQNFTACSQMTSTPTTTASPAIYEYFINFELNTTDVAVINQLRTILSNTSYPINVSNHIKISDINITTVCSPSSAGYQCRCEDQYRWSCDQCLSYGSCDNITDDTCGCIGAIPSDGQYCQPVNNNFTSCPLTSPTPPPTGYTQYTSPNTTTEMSTTTPTTITTSPPVFYEYIISVELNTTDVAVINQLRTILSNTSYPININNHIQISDINVSTVCSPSSVGYLCRCEDQYRWSCDQCLSYGSCDNITDDTCGCIGAIPSDGQYCQPVNNNFTSCPLTTPTPPPTDPPVLQEYIILVELNTTDVAVINQLRIILGNKSFPISITNHMQISDINITTVCSPSSAGYQCRCEDQYRWSCDQCLSYGSCDNITDDTCGCIGAIPSDGQYCQPVNNNFTSCPLTTPTPLSTDTPPNATTEMNTTTPTTITTSPPVFYEYIISVELNTTDVAVINQLRTILSNTSYPININNHIQISDINMSTVCSPSSAGYQCRCEDQYRWSCDQCLSYGSCDNITDDTCGCIGAIPSDGQYCQPVNNNFTSCPLTTPTPPSTDTPRKATTEMNTTTPTTITTSPPVFYEYIISVELNTTDVAVINQLRTILSNTSYPININNHIQISDINMSTVCSLNGAGYQCRCEDQYRWSCDQCFSYESCDNITDDACGCINAIPSDGQYCQSVNNNFTSCRPTTPIPPPAGSTPISTTEMNTTTFVPTSPTFLTNSTPNATTEMNTTTPTTTTTSPPVFYEYIISVELNTTNVAVINQLRTVLGNINYPININNHIQISDINMSTVCSPNGSIYQCRCEERYQWSCHMCSMFGKCDNFTDNACGCINALPPDGVYCQPVSDVVICPTPTPQTNTTPNATTVLNTTAAPTSLTAMTNATTDVNRTTTATPSMTNVTDTTSSATTVLNSTTPAPTSPTDVTNTTPNATTEMNITTPTTIPTMEVTNTTTVLNTTITPTSVTVTNTTLNATTEINATTIPTTEFNNATTYLSTTTAAPSVTNVTNVTAYLNMTTAAPTSVTNTTPQATTEMNTTTSTTIPSTEVMSTTFNATTGMNTTTPTTIPTTEVTNTTTDLNITTAAPTSADTLTNATTVLITTTAAPTSTMDVRNTTPNATTVLNTIKPTTLPTTEVTNATTVLNTTTSAPTSVAAITNSTSVATTIINTTTVATRPITSINLTTVATTNMNTTTVTTIPTAAETDLTSTATEPVNTTITTSSPSTAVSTIATTYMSTTVVTSVDGTSPNATQSSTTSEVMTTPVATTTTNAMTMNTIVTSTPGAPNEVSTGPVVTTLITSSAIPTTTSTTPIPTTTTTTPTTTTTTPTTTTTTPTTTTTTPTTTTTTTTTTSTTSTTVTVGATATIPATTTTSTIAATTSLPGISVAVSMRLDREYSPALSDSTSSEYKSLEEQILPQLERVYRSLAGFIRVSILGFREGSVITDFVIEASEIGPDELDTANQNLTEAMRDVAAIIGSPSTSYTSPTQLTLRQRITYTGKTMRLQCGPPPENIDVGQINGAEWRFKGRVIDSDSGRLTASTKTSESELTVNNVILADIGLYECTLKGRVINYIQKRSVTTDNIQPAPNVRLQSVVNVKCNEGAEEILKCCVQPEYKVKWYNEDGGVLPSENNSENDEYCIRHKYKVTSCNQQQRTEIFTCRVNNLKEYEMETKLIVFPGAATCEDTQFGSGRAGDESTIECDKGQEGNKTAECQSTGEWRLVKDTCIVTKIKELLVESEGLVEVAVPDFVGNLSETVETEKTEVTESSETISAIVDIIETVAGVTNVVTEPVMQSVLETVDVIIADEARESWQILNANEARNASSELLGSLEVLADGLFGEFTIRTQRILLNRTAFNDSFRAFLNSSVDIHIPDTNMENVFITTIIFSTLDNVLPPRNASFNVSLFNITSNETVFDNTINAAVVLIRVNATINNVTLSYSKKNNSLILNTQCVFWNFILFDGIGAWDDEGCTFVSDINDTVTCNCSHLTSFSILMATDIPSSIKDILDVITYVGVGISMASLIICLIIEGYVWKAITRNSTAFMRHVSIVNTALSLLIADICFIIGAAIAKNPLENPNENYQVPVGPCSTATFFMHFFYLALFFWMLVSGLLLFYRTVMVFSHMSKSTMLAIGFSLGYGAPLIIAVITVAVTASTDGYIRENEACWLRWKDTKALLALVIPALTIVFINIIIMFVVLVKILRRGVGDAAQPDEKHTLKVIARCVLILTPLFGLTWALGVGTMVSPTDKGIHIAFAFFNSLQGFFILVFGTLIDSKILSILSRNVPTLSSGSNQTGTRSTSGGSSTLSGLMGRLRGRRYVYHVSQTTSSSGNEPVESYSNI, from the exons AACTACTGTCTGTGGCTGAATATGAAGTAAATATCGAGTTGAACCTGACACATATCGACACAGTGGATTTTCTCAGGAATGTACTGAATAGTGGCAACTTTTCTCTGACTCTTGGCCCTGCCATCAATATCACACATATTGACATCACCACAG tgtgttccATTAATGGGAGCACGTTCCAGTGCCGATGTGAAGATCAGTATGTGTGGTCATACAACAACTGTATAACATACGGAGCATGTGATGAGATCACTGATAACACGTGTGGGTGTATTAACAGTATTCCATCTGATGGCCGATACTGCCTGCCAAAAAGAG AACCTCCAACTGTTTATGAATATGAGATTTTCATAGATGTGAACACTACAAACTTAAATCACCTGAAAAACACTTTGAAGAATATCCCACTTCCCCTTCTTATCAGTGCACAAGTTAACATTTCAGATATCAATGTTACTACAG TTTGCAGCCAAGATAATGCTGGGTACCAGTGCAGATGTGAGAATGAATATCTCTGGCCATGTAACAAGTGCACCATCTATGGAAAATGTAATGGTACTGCACTTAACACGTGTGATTGTATTAATGCCATTCCCAGTGATGGACAGTACTGTCAGTCAGTACACAGTCAAA ACTTTACAGCGTGTTCTCAGATGACCTCGACACCAACAACAACAG ctTCTCCAGCTATTTATGAGTACTTCATAAATTTTGAGTTGAACACCACAGATGTCGCAGTAATAAATCAACTGAGGACCATTCTTAGCAACACCAGTTACCCCATCAATGTCAGCAACCACATAAAAATCTCTGACATTAACATTACCACAG TGTGTTCTCCGAGCAGCGCTGGTTACCAGTGCAGATGTGAGGATCAATATCGCTGGTCATGTGACCAGTGTTTATCATATGGATCATGTGACAATATCACTGATGACACATGTGGGTGTATCGGTGCAATTCCCTCTGATGGACAGTACTGTCAGCCTGTCAATAACA ACTTCACATCTTGTCCTCTTACATCTCCAACTCCACCACCAACAGGTTACACTCAAT ACACATCACCTAATACTACAACAGAAATGAGCACTACAACACCCACAACTATAACAACAT CTCCTCCAGTATTTTATGAATACATAATTTCTGTTGAGTTGAACACCACAGATGTTGCTGTAATAAATCAACTGAGGACCATTTTGAGCAACACCAGTTACCCCATCAACATCAACAATCACATACAAATCTCTGACATCAATGTGTCTACAG TGTGTTCTCCGAGCAGCGTCGGTTACCTGTGCAGATGTGAGGATCAGTATCGCTGGTCATGTGACCAGTGTTTATCATATGGATCATGTGACAACATCACTGATGATACATGTGGGTGTATCGGTGCAATTCCCTCTGATGGACAGTACTGTCAGCCTGTCAATAACA ACTTCACATCTTGTCCTCTTACAACACCAACTCCACCACCAACAG ATCCTCCAGTCCTTCAGGAATACATTATTTTGGTTGAGTTGAACACAACAGATGTTGCAGTAATAAATCAACTGAGGATCATTTTAGGAAACAAAAGTTTCCCCATCAGTATCACCAACCACATGCAAATCTCTGACATCAACATTACGACAg TGTGTTCTCCAAGCAGTGCTGGTTACCAGTGCAGATGTGAGGATCAGTATCGCTGGTCATGTGACCAGTGTTTATCATATGGATCCTGTGACAACATCACTGATGACACATGTGGATGTATCGGTGCAATTCCCTCTGATGGACAGTACTGTCAGCCTGTCAATAACA ACTTCACATCTTGTCCTCTTACAACACCAACTCCACTGTCAACAG ACACACCACCTAATGCTACAACAGAAATGAACACTACAACACCCACAACTATAACAACAT CTCCTCCAGTATTTTATGAATACATAATTTCTGTTGAGTTGAACACCACAGATGTTGCTGTAATAAATCAACTGAGGACCATTCTGAGCAACACCAGTTACCCCATCAACATCAACAATCACATACAAATCTCTGACATCAATATGTCTACAG TGTGTTCTCCGAGCAGCGCTGGTTACCAGTGCAGATGTGAGGATCAGTATCGCTGGTCATGTGACCAGTGTTTATCATATGGATCCTGTGACAACATCACTGATGATACATGTGGGTGTATCGGTGCAATTCCCTCTGATGGACAGTACTGTCAGCCTGTCAATAACA ACTTCACATCTTGTCCTCTTACAACACCAACTCCACCATCAACAG ACACACCACGTAAAGCTACAACAGAAATGAACACTACAACACCCACAACTATAACAACAT CTCCTCCAGTGTTTTATGAATACATAATTTCTGTTGAGTTGAACACCACAGATGTTGCTGTAATAAATCAACTGAGGACCATTCTGAGCAACACCAGTTACCCCATCAACATCAACAACCACATACAAATATCTGACATCAATATGTCTACAG tgtgTTCTTTGAACGGCGCTGGTTACCAGTGCAGATGTGAGGATCAGTATCGCTGGTcatgtgaccagtgtttttcatatgaatcatgtGACAACATCACTGATGACGCATGTGGATGTATCAATGCAATTCCCTCTGATGGACAGTACTGTCAGTCTGTCAATAACA ATTTCACATCTTGTCGTCCTACAACACCAATTCCACCACCAGCAG GGTCAACACCTATTTCCACGACAGAGATGAACACCACTACATTTGTGCCAACATCACCGACATTTTTGACAA ACTCAACACCTAATGCTACAACAGAAATGAACACGACGACACCCACAACTACAACAACAT CTCCTCCAGTTTTTTATGAATACATCATTTCTGTTGAGTTGAACACCACAAATGTTGCTGTAATAAATCAACTGAGGACTGTTCTGGGCAACATTAATTACCCCATCAACATCAACAACCACATACAAATCTCTGACATCAATATGTCTACAG TTTGTTCCCCAAATGGTTCTATATACCAGTGCAGATGTGAGGAACGATATCAGTGGTCTTGTCATATGTGCTCCATGTTTGGAAAATGTGACAATTTTACGGACAACGCTTGTGGCTGCATCAATGCTCTTCCCCCAGATGGTGTTTACTGCCAGCCTGTGTCAG ATGTGGTTATTTGCCCAACACCAACTCCACAAACTA ATACAACACCTAATGCTACAACAGTCCTTAACACTACAGCTGCACCTACATCACTGACAGCTATGACGA ATGCTACAACAGATGTAAACCGTACTACAACTGCAACACCATCAATGACAAATGTGACAG ACACAACATCAAGTGCTACCACAGTTTTGAACTCTACTACACCAGCACCAACATCACCTACAGACGTGACAA ATACAACACCTAATGCTACAACAGAAATGAACATTACAACACCCACAACGATACCAACAATGGAAGTTACAA ACACTACAACAGTCCTGAATACTACGATAACACCAACCTCAGTGACTGTAACAA ATACAACACTCAATGCTACAACTGAAATAAATGCTACAACAATACCAACAACTGAATTTAACA ATGCTACAACATATCTGAGCACTACTACAGCGGCACCATCAGTGACTAATGTGACAA ATGTTACAGCATATCTAAACAtgactacagctgcaccaacatcAGTAACAA ACACAACACCGCAAGCTACTACAGAGATGAACACAACAACATCCACAACTATACCATCTACTGAAGTTATGA GCACAACATTTAATGCTACGACAGGCATGAACACAACAACACCCACAACTATACCAACAACTGAAGTTACCA ACACTACAACGGATCTAAACATTACTACGGCTGCACCAACATCAGCAGACACTCTAACAA ATGCTACAACAGTTCTAATTACAACCACAGCTGCTCCAACATCAACGATGGACGTAAGAA ACACAACACCTAATGCTACGACAGTCCTCAACACTATAAAACCTACAACTTTACCAACAACTGAAGTTACTA ATGCGACAACAGTCCTGAACACAACAACAAGTGCACCGACATCAGTGGCAGCTATAACAA ATTCAACATCAGTTGCGACAACCATCATAAACACAACAACAGTTGCCACAAGACCAATAACTTCAATAA ATTTAACTACAGTTGCCACCACAAATATGAATACAACTACAGTTACCACAATACCAACAGCAGCTGAAACCG ATTTGACATCTACAGCCACAGAACCAGTCAACACTACAATAACGACATCTTCACCATCCACTGCAG TTTCAACAATTGCCACAACATATATGAGCACGACGGTTGTTACAA GTGTTGATGGGACAAGCCCTAATGCAACACAAAGTTCAACAACTTCAGAAGTTATGACTACGCCAGTTGCAACCACCACTACAAATGCAATGACTATGAATACAATTGTCACCAGCACTCCTGGAGCTCCCAATGAAGTTTCTACAGGACCTGTGGTTACTACACTTATTACCAGCAGCGCTATTCctacaactacttctactactcctATTCCTACCACTACAACAACAACTCCTACCACTACGACAACAACTCCTACCACTACAACAACAACTCCTACCACTACGACAACAACTCCTACcactacaacaacaactactaccaCAACTTCAACTACGAGTACCACTGTCACTGTTGGTGCTACCGCAACTATCCCTGCTACTACAACGACCAGTACAATTGCTGCAACTACTTCACTACCAG GAATCAGTGTAGCAGTGTCTATGAGATTAGACAGAGAGTATAGCCCAGCACTGAGTGATTCAACAAGTTCTGAATACAAGAGTCTTGAAGAACAGATTCTTCCTCAG TTAGAAAGAGTATATCGAAGCCTGGCTGGGTTTATTCGTGTTTCTATATTGGGATTCAG AGAAGGGAGTGTCATAACAGATTTTGTTATTGAAGCATCAGAAATTGGACCCGATGAACTGGACACAGCAAATCAAAATCTCACTGAAGCAATGAGGGATGTTGCCGCAATCATTGGATCACCTTCTACATCGTACACCT CTCCGACTCAACTCACTCTACGTCAAAGAATCACTTATACTGGTAAAACCATGAGACTGCAGTGTGGGCCCCCTCCAGAAAACATTGATGTGGGACAAATTAATGGGGCTGAGTGGAGATTTAAAGGACGGGTAAttgacagtgacagtggaaggctTACAGCCTCTACCAAAACCTCAGAGTCTGAGCTTACAGTGAACAACGTCATTCTTGCTGATATTG GACTTTATGAATGCACCTTGAAGGGGAGGGTTATAAATTATATCCAAAAAAGATCTGTAACAACAGATAATATTCAACCAGCTCCTAATGTGCGACTACAAAGTGTTGTGAATGTCAAGTGCAATGAAGGAGCAGAGGAGATCCTTAAATGTTGTGTGCAGCCTGAATATAAAGTCAAGTGGTACAACGAAGATGGTGGTGTTTTGCCCTCAG AGAATAATTCTGAGAATGACGAATATTGCATCAGACACAAGTATAAGGTGACAAGTTGCAACCAACAACAGAGAACAGAGATTTTTACATGCCGAGTGAATAACCTAAAAGAATatgaaatggaaacaaaattgattgTGTTCCCAGGAG CTGCTACATGTGAGGACACACAGTTTGGGAGTGGAAGAGCAGGTGATGAATCGACAATAGAATGTGATAAAGGTCAAGAGGGGAACAAGACTGCTGAATGTCAGAGTACAGGGGAGTGGAGGCTTGTGAAGGACACCTGCATTGTGACAAAAATCAAAGAATTGTTGGTCGAGTCAGAG GGTTTGGTTGAGGTTGCTGTCCCAGATTTTGTGGGAAATCTAAGTGAAACTGTTGAAACGGAGAAAACAGAAGTTACCGAATCATCTGAAACCATATCAGCGATTGTTGACATTATTGAAACAGTTGCTGGAGTAACTAATGTTGTCACTGAACCTGTCATGCAA AGTGTACTAGAAACAGTTGATGTCATTATTGCTGATGAAGCAAGAGAGTCCTGGCAAATTCTGAATGCAAATGAAGCCCGTAATGCCAGTTCAGAATTATTGGGCTCACTTGAAGTTCTCGCAGATGGTCTATTTGGAGAGTTTACCATCAGGACTCAACGGATCCTGCTCAACAGAACTGCATTTAATGACTCCTTTAGAGCATTCTTGAATTCCAGTGTTGACATTCACATTCCTGACACAAATATGGAGAATGTCTTCATCACCACTATCATTTTCTCAACATTAGATAATGTTTTGCCACCACGGAATGCTAGCTTCAATGTCAGCCTCTTTAACATCACCAGCAACGAAACTGTTTTTGATAACACCATCAATGCTGCAGTGGTGCTCATCAGAGTAAATGCAACGATTAACAATGTTACCCTGAGCTACAGCAAGAAAAACAACTCTTTGATCCTGAACACTCAGTGTGTTTTCTGGAACTTCATACTCTTTGATGGCATAGGTGCATGGGATGATGAAGGCTGTACATTTGTTTCCGACATTAATGACACTGTAACCTGCAACTGCAGCCATCTCACCTCCTTCTCAATACTGATGGCCACTGACATCCCTTCTTCAATCAAAGATATCTTGGATGTCATCACCTATGTTGGTGTTGGAATATCTATGGCCAGCCTAATTATATGTCTGATTATTGAGGGATATGTTTGGAAAGCCATCACTAGAAACAGCACTGCCTTCATGCGTCATGTTTCTATTGTAAATACAGCTCTATCTCTTTTGATTGCAGACATCTGTTTCATTATTGGGGCTGCTATTGCCAAGAATCCCCTTGAAAACCCAAATGAAAACTATCAAGTTCCAGTTGGACCATGTAGCACAGCAACATTTTTTATGCACTTTTTCTACCTTGCACTGTTCTTCTGGATGCTTGTTTCAGGCCTTCTCCTCTTCTACCGCACAGTTATGGTCTTCTCCCACATGTCTAAGTCAACCATGTTAGCCATCGGTTTCAGTCTAGGCTATGGGGCCCCACTAATAATAGCTGTCATTACTGTTGCTGTTACTGCATCAACAGATGGGTACATCAGGGAAAATGAAGCCTGCTGGTTGAGATGGAAAGACACCAAGGCTTTGTTGGCTTTGGTGATACCTGCCTTAACTATAGTTTTCATTAACATTATAATTATGTTCGTGGTCTTGGTCAAAATCCTGAGGAGAGGTGTAGGAGATGCTGCCCAGCCAGATGAAAAGCACACACTGAAGGTCATTGCAAGATGTGTGCTCATTTTGACTCCTTTATTTGGACTGACATGGGCTTTAGGAGTGGGGACCATGGTCTCACCAACAGATAAAGGAATCCACATTGCCTTTGCATTCTTCAATTCACTGCAG GGtttcttcattttagtgtttGGAACACTAATTGATTCAAAG ATTCTTTCTATCCTCTCAAGAAATGTTCCAACACTAAGCTCAGGCTCCAATCAAACAGGAACCAGa AGCACAAGTGGTGGTAGTTCTACTCTCAGTGGCCTTATGGGCAGACTACGTGGAAGAAGAT ATGTCTACCATGTGTCACAAACCACCAGCTCCAGTGGCAATGAACCGGTGGAgtcatattcaaatatttga